A window of the Leucothrix mucor DSM 2157 genome harbors these coding sequences:
- a CDS encoding cryptochrome/photolyase family protein has protein sequence MRRLFIVLGDQLDRESLIFKHADLATDHFWMAEVAEESTHVWSHKQRIALFLSAMRHFADELQAKDYPLTYLPLDEHEFASLGEALSDFLASHKPEEVWLVKPGNYRVFKQLADTCKQYDTPIKQLHDQHFLSTPAEFKTWAGNKKQLRLEYWYRQLRKQYQVLMQDEKTPEGGKWNYDQSNRKSFGKNGPQDIPEPIEWPADGITEQVIALVNERFPKHPGELEQLQWPVTPEQAEQALNRFLDKALPQFGDFQDAMWTDEPFLNHSLIASSLNLKLLHPLHVIQQAEQRYRDEAAPLAAVEGFIRQILGWREYVRGLYWLHMPEWLEMNALDAHQDLPAFYWTGDTSMTCLSESIGQTLKHGYAHHIQRLMVTGLFALLYGVEPKQVHEWYLAVYVDAVEWVELPNTLGMSQYADNGIMASKPYAASGQYINRMSNYCKQCKFNPALAVGEKACPITTLYWDFLDTHRERLQANPRMGFMMKNLEAKSGEDIAAIKAQALEFRELHQKT, from the coding sequence ATGCGTAGATTATTTATTGTTTTGGGTGATCAACTGGATCGCGAATCGCTGATTTTTAAGCATGCTGATTTAGCAACTGACCACTTTTGGATGGCAGAAGTGGCGGAGGAATCGACTCATGTCTGGTCACATAAACAACGCATTGCGCTGTTTCTATCGGCGATGCGGCACTTTGCTGATGAGCTACAAGCCAAGGACTACCCCCTGACTTACTTGCCGCTAGACGAGCATGAGTTTGCATCCTTGGGTGAAGCGCTTAGTGACTTTTTAGCAAGCCATAAACCCGAGGAAGTGTGGCTGGTGAAACCCGGTAATTACCGCGTATTTAAGCAACTCGCCGATACTTGCAAGCAATATGACACGCCTATTAAGCAATTACACGATCAGCACTTTCTCTCAACACCAGCCGAGTTTAAAACATGGGCGGGGAATAAAAAACAGCTGCGGCTGGAGTATTGGTACCGGCAACTGCGCAAGCAATATCAGGTGCTCATGCAGGATGAGAAAACGCCAGAAGGTGGCAAATGGAACTATGATCAATCCAACCGGAAGTCCTTTGGCAAAAATGGCCCGCAAGACATTCCAGAGCCGATTGAGTGGCCTGCCGATGGCATTACCGAACAAGTGATTGCATTGGTAAACGAACGATTTCCTAAACATCCTGGCGAGTTAGAGCAATTGCAATGGCCCGTTACCCCAGAGCAAGCGGAGCAAGCACTCAATCGCTTTTTAGATAAGGCGCTGCCGCAGTTCGGCGACTTTCAAGATGCCATGTGGACTGATGAGCCGTTTCTAAATCATTCACTAATTGCCTCCTCTTTAAACCTGAAGTTGCTGCACCCTCTACACGTTATCCAACAAGCCGAGCAGCGTTACCGTGATGAAGCCGCCCCACTGGCTGCAGTTGAGGGCTTTATCCGACAAATTCTTGGTTGGCGGGAATATGTTCGTGGGCTGTACTGGCTGCATATGCCGGAATGGTTAGAGATGAATGCGCTGGATGCCCATCAGGATTTACCCGCGTTTTATTGGACGGGTGACACCTCAATGACTTGTCTGAGTGAAAGCATTGGCCAAACCTTGAAGCATGGCTATGCTCATCACATACAACGGCTAATGGTGACTGGTTTGTTTGCCCTACTCTATGGCGTGGAGCCGAAGCAAGTTCATGAGTGGTATTTAGCGGTTTATGTGGATGCGGTCGAGTGGGTCGAGCTGCCTAATACGCTGGGCATGAGCCAGTATGCGGATAATGGCATTATGGCCTCTAAACCCTATGCGGCCAGCGGTCAATATATCAACCGGATGAGTAATTATTGTAAGCAGTGCAAGTTTAATCCGGCCTTGGCGGTGGGTGAAAAGGCATGCCCTATTACCACACTGTATTGGGATTTTTTGGATACGCATCGTGAGCGCTTGCAGGCTAATCCGCGCATGGGATTTATGATGAAAAACTTAGAGGCTAAATCAGGTGAAGATATTGCAGCTATTAAGGCACAGGCTCTTGAATTCCGAGAGTTACATCAGAAAACATAA
- a CDS encoding DUF2256 domain-containing protein translates to MAHHKTTLSEKTCLVCNRPFSWRKKWERCWDDVKYCSEKCRRHRKQATTEIGSDHA, encoded by the coding sequence ATGGCACATCACAAAACCACACTGTCGGAGAAAACCTGCCTAGTCTGCAATCGGCCATTTAGCTGGCGTAAAAAATGGGAAAGGTGTTGGGATGACGTGAAGTATTGTTCTGAAAAATGCCGCCGTCATCGCAAACAAGCAACTACTGAAATCGGGTCTGATCATGCGTAG
- a CDS encoding TIGR03643 family protein has product MSFSEPDIGRIIEMAWEDRTPFEVIKTQYGLSESQVIRLMRKNMKASSFKMWRERVSGRKTKHLSKRGFTVGRFVCPTQRLR; this is encoded by the coding sequence ATGAGCTTTAGCGAGCCGGATATCGGCCGTATTATTGAGATGGCATGGGAAGACCGGACGCCATTTGAAGTAATTAAAACACAATATGGCCTTTCTGAAAGTCAGGTTATCCGCCTGATGAGAAAGAATATGAAAGCGTCGAGCTTCAAAATGTGGCGTGAGCGAGTGAGTGGTCGAAAGACTAAGCACCTCAGCAAGCGAGGCTTTACGGTCGGGCGTTTTGTCTGCCCAACTCAGCGCCTTCGATAA
- a CDS encoding histidine phosphatase family protein produces the protein MKNGLFKRGYLSRFIFALSMLLTLGFSSGAFANESQLWSKIKSGGHIVLMRHALAPGFGDPDGFTLGDCSTQRVLSDVGRQQATQIGERFRANGITEASVYSSPWCRCVDTAELLKLGKVTQSLNFASTFQQNLDGNPARNVAAVKQWIADLDTSKPTVIVTHQVNITALTGQYSSSGEMVVARVNGDSLVPVGTIETAP, from the coding sequence ATGAAAAATGGACTGTTTAAACGTGGTTACTTAAGTCGATTTATCTTCGCTTTGTCCATGCTGCTGACACTTGGCTTTAGCTCTGGCGCTTTTGCTAATGAGTCGCAACTCTGGTCCAAGATTAAATCCGGTGGGCATATTGTGTTGATGCGTCATGCGCTGGCTCCAGGCTTTGGTGATCCGGATGGTTTCACTTTGGGTGACTGTTCCACCCAGCGGGTGCTATCTGACGTAGGGCGTCAACAGGCTACACAGATTGGCGAGCGTTTTCGTGCTAACGGCATTACCGAAGCAAGTGTGTACTCGAGCCCTTGGTGTCGCTGCGTTGATACGGCGGAGCTACTTAAACTGGGTAAGGTGACTCAATCACTTAACTTTGCCTCTACCTTTCAGCAAAATCTCGATGGCAATCCTGCTAGAAATGTTGCCGCTGTTAAACAATGGATTGCAGATTTAGATACCAGCAAGCCAACGGTGATTGTTACGCATCAAGTTAATATCACCGCATTAACGGGGCAATATTCAAGCTCTGGAGAAATGGTCGTGGCGCGTGTTAATGGCGATTCGCTGGTACCTGTTGGAACGATCGAAACAGCACCCTAA
- a CDS encoding putative quinol monooxygenase has protein sequence MSTPLTIIARIEAVAGQTDVVKKALQGLIEPTLKEAGCIQYDLHQDNNDPSVFLFYEIWETRELWQQHGESAHISAHRIATQETIASTVINEMTKI, from the coding sequence ATGAGCACACCATTGACAATCATAGCAAGAATTGAAGCGGTAGCCGGTCAAACTGACGTCGTTAAAAAAGCACTGCAAGGCTTGATTGAGCCGACGCTGAAAGAGGCGGGTTGTATCCAGTACGACTTGCATCAGGATAATAATGATCCATCCGTATTCTTATTCTATGAGATCTGGGAGACGCGTGAGCTGTGGCAGCAGCATGGCGAAAGTGCGCATATTTCAGCACACCGCATTGCCACTCAAGAGACGATTGCGTCGACGGTTATCAATGAGATGACGAAGATCTAA
- a CDS encoding thiol-disulfide oxidoreductase DCC family protein translates to MSNPIPAKNQAEQVVCFHDGDCPICELEINFMKKIDKRKAIQWVDINKDKAALDQAGITYQQAMDQIHVMDANGMKQGVDGFVLIWQELPYFRRLVPLVKLPVIGSIMKFGYRLFAKYRLALTGRKASREG, encoded by the coding sequence ATGTCTAATCCTATACCCGCAAAAAACCAAGCCGAACAAGTGGTGTGCTTCCATGATGGCGACTGCCCAATCTGTGAACTGGAAATCAATTTTATGAAGAAAATTGATAAGCGAAAAGCGATTCAATGGGTGGATATCAATAAAGATAAAGCCGCGCTAGATCAGGCAGGAATCACCTATCAGCAAGCGATGGATCAAATCCATGTGATGGATGCTAATGGTATGAAGCAGGGCGTGGATGGCTTTGTATTGATCTGGCAAGAGCTGCCTTACTTTCGACGCTTGGTACCGCTGGTGAAGCTGCCGGTGATTGGCTCTATCATGAAATTTGGCTATCGACTCTTTGCAAAATATCGCTTGGCGCTTACTGGCAGAAAAGCCTCCAGAGAAGGCTAG
- a CDS encoding putative bifunctional diguanylate cyclase/phosphodiesterase has protein sequence MKISHHHSADRNEFVVKRFRQLLWGMLLLSLLSIGNIFLGSSEARSANITVVIGIITLTSFTFFMIKTGRERLARGMFLWCLAICLTYVVWRNGGLRDSTTLSFPILIVYSALLGSFRVFISILCYMVIAVTFLGTNSVYGWYPAPLQPISLEQVFNAVLITLFAAYVAWTVNTDMNTTLKNLSLENKKVIKSHEMIQLMAEQDSLTGLLNRHACELHYKKVLSQLSDSNERIILFFVDLDNFKNLNDSFGHKAGDEILVAISSGLKKLLLPADAACRIGGDEFVVIIKRDDTFDIDQLANDIMKVITTPYIIADTSMRMTGSVGIAISPEDGKEFDEIRQKADIAMYQSKQSGKNTFSYYSAHLHQEAIRKAAILKGLEDALENNLLDLHVQPKVNLATGKMDSGEALLRWNRGNPYHFAPDEFIPVIESTELIHEIGQWCIEEACRICKKWHDVGFNTMTIAVNVSSVQFMRSNFNSVVFQALQDSGLEPQFLEIELTEHVLIQHNETVKSQLKSLKDLGIQLAIDDFGTGYSNLSYLINFKVDTIKLDKSFIFKVNTSPDHLAVVKAVIQMAQILNLKVVAEGVESQAVSKILTDLKCDFAQGFLWSKALPECQFIHTVQQFNAGRTPLPALAS, from the coding sequence ATGAAGATAAGCCATCACCATTCAGCAGATCGGAATGAGTTTGTCGTTAAACGTTTTCGGCAACTCCTTTGGGGCATGCTGTTGCTATCGCTGCTGAGCATTGGAAATATTTTTCTTGGCTCCAGCGAGGCAAGATCGGCCAATATTACGGTGGTTATTGGGATAATCACCCTGACATCATTCACTTTCTTCATGATCAAAACGGGAAGAGAGAGGCTCGCCAGAGGCATGTTTTTGTGGTGCCTGGCTATTTGCCTGACCTATGTCGTCTGGCGAAATGGCGGCTTGCGCGACTCCACAACACTCAGTTTTCCGATCTTAATCGTCTACTCTGCCCTACTCGGGAGCTTTAGGGTTTTTATCTCAATCCTGTGTTATATGGTCATTGCAGTGACCTTTTTAGGTACCAATAGCGTCTATGGTTGGTACCCCGCCCCATTGCAACCGATCTCGCTTGAGCAAGTATTCAATGCGGTCCTGATCACATTATTTGCGGCTTATGTTGCATGGACTGTCAACACCGACATGAACACCACCCTCAAGAACCTAAGCCTTGAAAACAAAAAAGTCATCAAATCCCACGAGATGATACAACTGATGGCTGAACAGGACTCTCTTACCGGACTGCTCAATCGCCATGCTTGTGAGTTGCATTATAAAAAGGTGCTGAGCCAGCTCAGTGACAGCAACGAACGGATTATTTTATTTTTCGTGGACTTGGATAACTTCAAAAATCTGAATGATTCCTTCGGCCATAAAGCCGGTGATGAGATCTTAGTGGCGATCTCAAGTGGGCTTAAAAAGCTCCTGCTGCCTGCTGATGCAGCCTGCCGAATTGGCGGCGATGAGTTTGTAGTAATCATCAAACGGGATGACACCTTCGACATTGATCAGCTGGCCAATGACATTATGAAGGTGATTACGACCCCTTACATCATTGCAGACACCAGCATGAGAATGACCGGCTCGGTAGGCATCGCCATCTCGCCGGAGGATGGAAAGGAATTTGATGAAATTCGCCAGAAAGCGGATATCGCCATGTACCAATCGAAGCAATCGGGTAAAAATACCTTTAGCTATTACTCCGCGCATTTGCACCAGGAAGCGATAAGAAAAGCTGCGATTCTGAAAGGACTGGAAGATGCTTTGGAGAACAATTTGTTGGATCTCCATGTTCAGCCAAAAGTCAATTTAGCCACTGGAAAAATGGACAGCGGTGAGGCGCTGCTGCGTTGGAACCGGGGTAATCCCTATCACTTCGCGCCAGATGAATTTATCCCCGTGATTGAGTCGACTGAGCTGATTCATGAGATTGGTCAATGGTGCATTGAGGAAGCTTGTCGAATTTGTAAAAAATGGCATGATGTCGGTTTTAATACGATGACGATTGCCGTCAATGTGTCGTCAGTGCAGTTTATGCGTAGCAACTTTAATAGCGTGGTATTTCAAGCCTTGCAAGACAGTGGTTTAGAGCCGCAGTTTTTAGAGATTGAGCTGACTGAGCATGTGTTAATTCAGCACAATGAAACAGTAAAAAGCCAGTTGAAATCCTTGAAGGATTTAGGCATTCAGTTGGCGATTGATGACTTTGGTACCGGTTATTCAAATCTAAGCTATTTGATCAACTTTAAGGTCGATACCATCAAGCTGGATAAGTCATTTATTTTCAAAGTGAATACCTCTCCAGATCATTTGGCGGTGGTTAAAGCGGTGATACAAATGGCACAAATTTTGAATCTGAAGGTGGTGGCGGAAGGGGTCGAATCTCAAGCAGTGAGCAAAATACTGACTGATCTGAAGTGTGATTTTGCGCAAGGGTTTTTGTGGTCAAAAGCACTGCCCGAATGCCAGTTTATACACACTGTTCAGCAGTTTAATGCGGGCCGTACTCCCTTACCTGCACTGGCGAGTTAA
- a CDS encoding putative bifunctional diguanylate cyclase/phosphodiesterase, which translates to MSSSIMAISGMIGSIAVTFYLIKKDKEDLGRTIFLWSIAFSIVYISWVNGGLRDSTAMSYPILIVYSALLGGFRVFLSILCFMLVSVVLLGANTINGWVPYPLPSLGWEQVYDSVFITLLAAYVAWTVSVDMNTTLKHLSNENEEVVKSRETIQLMVERDSLTGLLNRPACEMHYKAAMVQLKDEHERVILFFLDLDNFKNINDSFGHNAGDELLISIANGLQKLLLSTDVACRLGGDEFVLIIKRTDMFDIDHFADDILKIITTPYSIYDTTIRMTGSVGIAVTPDDGTEFDEVRKKADIAMYKSKQMGKNTYSYYSTNLHEETLRKLSILNGLEDALEKNLLDLHIQPKVNLATGKMESAEALLRWSRGNPYSLRPDEFIPIIESTELIHEIGRWCIEEACRLCKKWHDAGFTDMSIAVNVSSVQFMRSNFNSVVFRALQDSGLDPQFLEIELTEHVLIQHNETVKNQLKSLKDLGIQLSIDDFGTGYSNLSYLINFKVDTIKLDKSFIDKVNTSSDHLAIVKAVIQMAQILNLSVVAEGVESDSVRKILTGLKCDFAQGFLWSKALPECQFIQTVRQFNAGRTALPA; encoded by the coding sequence TCCTGGGTCAATGGTGGCCTGCGTGACTCTACGGCAATGAGTTACCCGATCTTGATTGTGTATTCCGCATTGCTGGGTGGCTTTCGGGTTTTCCTATCCATACTCTGCTTTATGCTTGTCTCCGTTGTGCTGTTAGGGGCCAATACCATCAACGGCTGGGTGCCCTATCCTTTGCCTTCTCTGGGCTGGGAGCAGGTCTATGACAGTGTGTTTATTACCTTATTAGCCGCCTATGTCGCATGGACGGTTAGCGTGGACATGAACACGACGCTGAAACATTTAAGCAATGAAAACGAAGAAGTCGTTAAGTCTCGGGAAACCATTCAGCTAATGGTAGAGCGCGACTCTTTAACCGGACTGCTCAATCGCCCTGCGTGCGAAATGCACTATAAAGCCGCTATGGTTCAGTTAAAAGACGAACACGAGCGCGTGATTTTATTCTTCCTTGATCTGGATAATTTCAAAAACATCAACGACTCTTTTGGACATAATGCCGGTGATGAACTACTCATTTCCATCGCCAATGGGTTGCAAAAATTACTGCTCTCCACGGATGTTGCTTGCAGGCTGGGTGGCGATGAATTTGTCTTAATCATCAAGCGCACTGATATGTTTGATATTGACCATTTCGCTGATGATATTTTAAAGATTATTACCACGCCTTATTCCATCTACGACACAACGATCCGCATGACGGGCTCGGTAGGTATCGCAGTCACGCCAGATGACGGGACAGAGTTTGACGAGGTTCGCAAAAAAGCGGATATCGCCATGTATAAGTCCAAGCAAATGGGTAAAAACACCTACAGCTATTACTCCACTAATTTGCATGAGGAAACCTTGCGAAAGCTCTCCATTCTTAATGGCTTGGAAGATGCCTTAGAGAAGAACCTGTTAGACCTGCACATTCAGCCCAAGGTTAATTTAGCCACCGGCAAAATGGAAAGTGCTGAGGCTTTGCTGCGCTGGAGCCGTGGTAATCCCTACAGTTTAAGACCGGATGAATTCATTCCAATTATTGAATCGACCGAACTGATTCATGAGATTGGTCGCTGGTGTATTGAAGAGGCTTGCAGGCTTTGTAAGAAATGGCACGATGCAGGCTTTACCGATATGTCGATTGCGGTGAATGTGTCGTCGGTGCAGTTTATGCGCAGCAACTTTAATAGCGTGGTGTTCAGAGCCTTACAAGATAGCGGTTTGGACCCGCAGTTCTTAGAGATTGAGCTGACCGAGCATGTGTTGATCCAGCACAATGAAACAGTCAAAAATCAGCTGAAGTCGTTAAAGGATCTAGGCATTCAGTTGTCGATTGATGACTTTGGCACCGGCTATTCAAATCTGAGCTATTTGATCAATTTTAAGGTAGATACTATCAAGCTGGATAAGTCATTTATCGACAAAGTGAATACCTCCTCCGATCACTTGGCTATAGTGAAGGCCGTAATTCAAATGGCGCAAATCTTAAACCTGAGTGTCGTCGCAGAAGGTGTGGAATCGGACTCAGTGAGAAAGATACTGACGGGCCTGAAATGTGATTTTGCGCAAGGATTTTTGTGGTCAAAAGCACTACCCGAGTGCCAGTTTATACAAACAGTTCGGCAATTTAATGCAGGTCGTACTGCATTACCCGCATAA